One Strix aluco isolate bStrAlu1 chromosome 19, bStrAlu1.hap1, whole genome shotgun sequence genomic window, GGAACTACGCAGAATGGAACACTTGGTTAAGTTTTGGTTAGAGGCTGAAAGCTTCCACTCCACAACATGGTCCCGTATAAGAGCACATAGCCTGAACACAGTTAAGCAGAGTTCGTTGGCAGAGCCAGTGTCACCCTCGAAACAGCAGGAAATTGTGTCGTCTTCTCCAGCTGGATTGCTTGAGGAGAGACTGGAGGATTCTAGCACAGTCCGTCTGCTCAGGACCAAGCCAGTGGCTTCGGACAAGAATGACAGAACTAGCAACAGCCAGAACCACATGCTCTCGGGTCAGGAGAGTGACAATGCCAGTGTTCTTTGTCTAAGAAAATCTGAGACAGGGACCCATTCTGTTCCAGCTGATCAGCAAGAATCTTCCAAGCTTACAGTATCAAATAGAAACAGCCCCTCCTCTGCACTAAAAGACTTGTCAGGAAAACTCATGAAAAGTAAGTGCCGTGTCTTCCCTTTCTTTAAAAAGGTGGGGAGATGGGAACGCACGAGCTGCTGCTTGCTTTGTGTGGTGAGCTGCCTCAGTTCTTGTGTGTTCTTAGTAAGTATGATGTGATgttacaaggaagaaaataattttgtgtatcAGTAATGTTAACTTGCTGTATAAGCTAATGGTCAGTTTGAGTTATGTATTGTTtggttgtttaaaaataaatattctgctgaAGAGACTTCAAAATCATTACGTACTCTAATAAGCTTAGGTTACTTCTGTTCTTACATGTGTAAGcttaagaaatgaagatgaaCATTGCAATGCCCCGTTCTTCCCCCACCCATCCCAACTtaaaagaactgcagaaaatttGGATGATGGGGCTGAGAGTTGGTAATTAACTTTACACAGAAGGTAAATATCCTGTATCATGTAAAATGACATAAGTAATGGTTACTACAGACTTCTAGAGATTTTTGTGTGGAATGTACTGTTTTTGTTCTTGGATTTATTTGATAGAGTTCCTCCCCTTGTAACCGATTTGTTCTCATTTGGATTCCACCTCTCCAGAGGCTACTGGAAGTAaggatgaaattaaaatatttgcttttggtAGTAAGCTACACGCACAGTAACCTGTTTCTCTACTTGCATCTCCTCAGTCCTCCCTCATTTGTGCAAGTCTACGGACAAAAAGGAAACACTCCTTTCTGCATATTGGTTCCTTTTGTTGGCCCAACTGTTTCCTTGTGTGCAtccctttctcttgctgtttgtcTTTCTCATGTAGTTGTTTATCAGGTAGCTCCACAATACATAACCTCAGCCCCAAAGTAGCGTAAACAAGCACAGTGATACTTTAGTCATGAAAAGCACCTCTGACTTTCTGACATCTAAAGAATTTGTAAGTACTAGGTAGTTTTTGAGAAATCTGGAAAGTCTGGAGTGTACTGGTTTTCCCTCTTCCAAAGCAGTGTCCCAACTCTTGAAAGATAACATGTAAAGCATACATCTTGTTCTGAGGCATCccatttaaagtttatttttttcttttaattcctttatAATGCAAGTGGTTTATATTCCCTATGATAAGAGCTAGAAATTGGGAACTTCACTGCAGTTCTTGTCAGAAAGGTGTTACTTCTGGGACTAAGGTGTGCAGCTGAGGAAGAGGGTGGTGTCTCATCTGGTGGAAGGGAATTCAGAGCTGTGTTGCTTTATTCCATCTCACCAGTCAGTCCGTGCTGGGCTTACTGGGACCTGGCCAGAGGTAACACAGTCACTGTAGCTTGTCAGTAGCGAAGCGTCGAACAGTGGACTGAAAGCTTCATGGGAAGGAAATGTGTTGCTAATAATTAGATACTTGCTTTTCTGAAGAGCAGATGTTTGTTGTTCACTCCTCATTTTAGACCTATGCCAAGGACTTCAGAGTttgattctgtatttcttccttgTAGGTATAGAACGGGATGCAGTTAGTACTTTTACCAAATATATTTCTCCAGATGCTGCTAAACCAATACCTATTACAGAAGCAATGAGAAATGACATAGTTGGTAAGAAAGTATACTGCCTACTCATTTCAGAgttccctccttccctgcaaaAATGTATCTTGAATACCACACACActcatatttctttttattttcatgaattttAAATTTGGTTGTAAAAGGATAGTAGATCGCATTACAGGTATCGGTGGATCTGACCTTTCCTACTGAAAGGTGCAATATCCCTAGCAGAACTTAGAGAGACATTGCTTAAATTAGTGAAAGAAGTCCTGGTGGTTATGGAAGGAATTCAGATTTGAGTCTTAGTCACATATTTTAGCCATAATATTATAATTCAGCTATCTACAGGACTTTAAAAGCTCTTTTTGCACAATCAGAACCAGATGAGTCTGGTGGATTCGAACTGCAGTTTTTCACTAACTAGTGCATTTGGCTGATTGAGCTGAAAGACGTGAGTGATGATGTTAAAAATAACCTGGTCTTTCTTTGCAGCAAAGATTTGTGGGGAAGATGGACAAGTGGATCCCAACTGTTTTGTTACAGCACAGTCAATAGTGTTTAATGCAATGGAACAAGAGTAAGTTGATTGAACGGTTTGGCTTCTTGTGTCTATTGTCCTTTTGCAAAAGGTGCTTCTGTTAAAAATGCTTATGGAGGCATAACTGTATAATCACTTTTTTGTGCAGTCTTCTATATTTGAAACTGCTCAGATCTCTTCTTTCAAATCCATTCTTGTGATCACTTGCTAAAGTTTTATGTGCATGCTATTATTGCATTCTCTGTCTGTCTTGTGTCATTTGTACCTGCACTGTTTCtggcttgttttgcttttacCTGACTCACAGTATAAGACTTTTGGGGTAAGAACTAATTGGTTCATAGGGTACCTTGAACGCTGTTGACCCTTAATAACTAATTGTTATTCTGTCTTTGTGCAGGCACTTTAGTGAATTTTTGCGAAGTCATCATTTCTGTAAATATCAGATTGAGGTGCTGACTAGTGGGACTGTCTATCTGGCTGACATACTTTTCTGTGAATCAGCCCTGTTCTATTTCTCTGAGGTGAGTCCTAgggtttgggtttgcttttttttattcctttctatgAAGCTGAGAAAACTATTCATCCCCTGATGGCTCCAATAAAGACACcctaaatataataaaaaataaggtgTATCTTTTTCTGGGAGAAAATGCATTAAATAGTTTCCTGCCCATGTGTAGAACCGTTTCAGATGTTAAAACCTGTACACCGTATTGTAACGTGAGTATTCATGTATATCTTCTCCAGTTAGTGAGTACTTCTAAGTGTCTCTTTGCTTCGTAGAAGCTTTGATATAGTCATCTTAATCTTCCCAAATGAAGCAGTGACTTTGAATGCCTTAAGCATTCTTACAGATAACAAAGAATTCACTAGCTTTACATAGAGAGGGTACCAGATTGGAATGTGGTAGGTTAAATGTATGATTTTACAGTTGCTGGGTCCTATACCTTTAGGGAATCATCTGTTAGTGGTAAAATACTTGTTCTGATAGTCTGACAAGCCAGTGTAGTTTGAAACAACGAGCTGGGAAGCTGAGACAGGATGCTGAGTTCAGTGTAAGCTAGGCATAGCATGAAAGTAGTGTTTCCTCTGTCTTTAGTATAATACAAGTAAGTAGTTGTTTGGGAACTAAATGTGAAAATCAGTACAAAAAAGAAATGCcacaagttttttctttttttttttttttttgaaaaaaaaaaacccaaactaaatcTGCCTGCAGCACTGTATCTGAAAATTTAGAATATTCATATGCCCTGGTGACAGTTTTGCATCATTAATATATGGACTatgtttcttgttttaaatggGAAGGATCAGGTTTGTCTATGCTTATTTAAAAGTTTTTTGCTAAAACTTCtttaatttctcctctttttttaatttccctttcagTACATGGAGAAGGAAGATGCAGTTAATGTATTGCAGTTCTGGTTGGCAGCAGATAACTTCCAGTCTCAACTTGCTGCCAAAAAAGGCCAGTATGATGGGCAAGAAGCACAGAATGATGCCATGATTTTATATGACAAGTGAGGGAGTTCAGCAATTATTTGTTTCTGAAGCTCTAATTTTGTGCTTGTAGCTTTGTGTTGCACCGTGCAAAAGGAACTTTTCCAACCATAACTGCAGTCTTGCACTGTTAACgctgaaatgcattttattaagtGGCCGTCGATATATATGCACACAAgaactttaaacatttttatttatacataagGAAAAAATCCTTATGAGGACTCCATTCTTAAACAGAATTCACCCTTTCAGGAGTTGATTGCTTGAGTTAATGTTTGGTCATGAAATATCAAAGCCAGTTGGTTGCCATATGAAAATGTAAAGGATTTAAACCTAATAGCAGATGCATCACTGTAGGAAAAACCTTAAGGTTCAGATACTATTACCCATTTAATGTAGGCTGTAGGAGCTGTTTTCACTCATAGTAAAAGCCAAATAGTGCTTGCTCttagtatttcaaaatattttgggtttttttaaggaagaggCCTGATCCCCTTTAATACCATACTTTCACTCTCAGTAGtgtcacttttttcctttattttgtgctTCACCTTAGTGATAAAGCAACTGGAAGGCAGACATCAAAACTGCTTCCAGAGAAAGTTTGTTCTTAAGCTTAAGTGTGAGACTCATTGCCATAAGCTCGTTGACTTATTACCCTAGTAGGAAATAATAattggagaggaagaaaacatttcactCTGACTTTCATCAGTCATCCCTCCACTCCATCCAGAAACTCAGTTTTCAATGATGCAGTGAGTAGAGCAAATGCTGCTTCAGAGTTCTGGGTGTTTCCTGCTTTCCTGCTACAAAGCTGTGTAAGACTCTGCTCATCAGTAGTCACGTGATGCTCTGtttcttttatctgtattttcagGGCAAGACTTtatcaaaaatgtttctgtgaattggatattttcttcccctgtagATAGGGAGGATCAGTTGTATGTATATTTTTGAAGCCAGCACTGTCTGGTGGCTGCAGTGTGGTTAATGGTCTTTGGTAGAAAGGACAGGTACTAACCACCTGCAAAGTTTTGCAAATCCTTTTGTGTTGTCTTCTTCCCCTGTCCGGTGCTGCAGGTACTTCTCCCTTCAAGCCACGCATCCTCTGGGGTTTGATGACTCGGTGAGGTTAGAGATTGAATCCAACATCTGCAGGGAAGGTGGTCCCCTCCCTAACTGTTTCACTACTCCCTTACGGCAGGCATGGACGACCATGGAGACGGTGAGATACCTGCTTCAGAATGGTTTTGGCCGTTAGTAAAGACCATGTGGAGATTGTGCAGTGTGTCAAGTGTTCCCTGCAGCATCTCTGATTTGTCCTGTTCTTGTACTGACTTCTGTTTACCTGGATAATAGAACAGCTTTACTAAAACTTGCTGGATTATTTTCCCCAGCCTGAGTTGAAAAGATACTACAGGCTGTTAATTCTCTGTGAAATGTTTGTCTTGGGTGATTATTGCATTTTAATAGAAGTAACAAATTTCTTCCCATGTGAATTGCTATCAACAGCTTATTATATACCTTTAGAAAATCTTCCTTCCTGCTAGTAGCAGTTGTTTGCAAGCCTAGTACCAGTGATGTGGCTAGCAGTGTAACTCTGGGATACATAGAGATCAGTGACTTGATTCTGGAGCTGCAGGTGATTTTTTGAACAGCATAGCAAAATAACTGTAAGCCTATTGGGTCATCAGGCTTTAgtagggggaggaaaaaaaatctgaatttcagttcCAGTTACTGGAGGATTTGGTTAATACACagttatttttgttcattttgcagTAGGATTCAAATCTAAAGCAATGCAGTCACTAATCTGGAATAATTCCATGTGTGGACACTTGTGTACCATATACACAAGGACTGAGATGTTTGTGTGTCCCTTCTGTTCTGCGAACAATCTACAGTAATTGTGCAGACCAGCCTTGATTAAAGAGGACTCCTTCTTCTGTCTCTCAGGTTTTTTTACCTGGTTTCTTGTCCAGCAACCTTTACTACAAATACTTGAATGATCTCATCCATTCAGTACGAGGAGATGAATTTCCAGGAGGGAATATTGCACTGAGTATTCATGGCCCTGGTAGCTCGCCCGATAGCGATTCTATAGGGGGCCCGGATGGCTCTGCCTCCCAGGTACGAGTTTTGTGGTTTGATTCTGTTACAGGAAACGCTGCAGTCGCTTTTCTGTATCGATATCAAAGTTCGTATGTTGTAAGGAAACATCTTGTAATTTGAAGCTTCCCATTCCACTTTAACATTAAAGCCTGTGTTATATTAGGACGTGTTTAATGTACCTGCTCCTAAGTTCAAACAGTATTGGCATGGAGGGGTATCCATCGTATTTGTTGTGCTCAAAACTTGTACTGCTTCTAGCCCTTTTCATCaaagttacatttttattaagCTGTTAATATTCACTGGAGACTGTTTCATAGTGCCAAACATTTAAGAATgctttttattagaaataacatttttttgttcaaTACCATAGTTACAACTTTAGGCAAAAATTGGCACTTGTGAATATGCTATAGAATTTAAATAGAACTGAGCACGCAAAGCTTGCATATTTATATTAAAGTGCCAGATCTTCTGTGCTGACGAGTCCACTCGGTTGTACGGTTTAAGGCCTCTACCTGCTCAAACACAGAGCAATGACAATTAATAGCTGACCAGGTGGTCGCCAGTTTGTCTCCGCAGACTTTTCCCTACTATGGTTCTCAAGCTAGCTAGTCGTGCTGGTCTGATAGAAAATGGCCACACTCCTGACCTTTCCAAAAGAGAGCTCTGACACTACTGTATTACCCCCAAGATGCTCTGAGCTGGGGGGTGATACCTGAATCTTGTTTGCATGTGTATAGTTTGATGTAAAGCTGGGCATGAAAAAGGTCCATTGCTGAGTAAGGCATTCTAATAATTCATTAAGAGTGATTAGAACTATGTGGCTGCTTCTTTGCCATACTGTGTAGAAACAAGAGTGTAACGGGGCTCCTTCGGCTCTGTTACCCTTCCAGAGCCACTGAGAAGTGTctgctgtgtgtttgctttgcatGGTGCCCTGGTTGTGGGCcagcatctttcttttttattgcctTTTGTGGTGCTGAGTTGAGAGCTGTGTTCTGTGGGCCTAGCCTCAGAAACGGGCAGTGGAGCTCCTTACACTCTGAAACCATCCCAGTAATGTCAGAGATGTGTTTTTAACCAAGAGTTGTCTGTTCCAAAAGTTCTAGCTTTGCTTAATTCAGATGTGAAAGAAGTGAGGATAAGCAGATTCTAGCTTATCTGTAACCAGGTCAGCTTGCAAACTGCAAGCCCAGCTGAGAGCAGAAAAGCTAAGTGAGAACTGCTTCTGCTGAATTGCTTTTATTGAATGCTGCAGTGCCACCATGGGTTTTAAATCCAGTATCTACACCAACATTATTGATGTACTGTGTTTCAAGCAACTTGGAAGCTGTACTACGTGCTTGTAATGTTTTTAAACCTCCTAGTTTGCAAGGAGATAATATTCCCCCCTAGTTCCAAAGTGGGAAATAAAATCTGTGTTCTTGAAATATCCTGCTACTTGATAGTCTGAGCAGGAGAAACTGCTGGTAATTGGCTTGCATGGACAATTTAGGaaatgaaatgctgcattttgtGGTGTGTATTCCTACTTATCTGAACAGGAGAATCTCTGGGTCTCTGCATATTTTTGCATAAAGATCAGCACTTACACGGAGCAGCAGGAAAGGAGTTTGCAAAGCAGCTGCCataaatgtttctgttctgtgttAAGGTGCTAATAGATTGCTGTGCATTTGTGCTCTCCCTGCTGTGGTTCTAATGTTTCCTTGGCTTTTTT contains:
- the AKAP10 gene encoding A-kinase anchor protein 10, mitochondrial isoform X3 — protein: MKGKEQEKTTDVKAIRTPIPVHSPQRSTRNHALLEAAGPSHVAINAISANMDSFSSSRTAALKKQPSHMEAAHFGDLGRSCLNYQAQETKSSLSKTLEQVLQDNVALPYFIQFMELRRMEHLVKFWLEAESFHSTTWSRIRAHSLNTVKQSSLAEPVSPSKQQEIVSSSPAGLLEERLEDSSTVRLLRTKPVASDKNDRTSNSQNHMLSGQESDNASVLCLRKSETGTHSVPADQQESSKLTVSNRNSPSSALKDLSGKLMKSIERDAVSTFTKYISPDAAKPIPITEAMRNDIVAKICGEDGQVDPNCFVTAQSIVFNAMEQEHFSEFLRSHHFCKYQIEVLTSGTVYLADILFCESALFYFSEYMEKEDAVNVLQFWLAADNFQSQLAAKKGQYDGQEAQNDAMILYDKYFSLQATHPLGFDDSVRLEIESNICREGGPLPNCFTTPLRQAWTTMETVFLPGFLSSNLYYKYLNDLIHSVRGDEFPGGNIALSIHGPGSSPDSDSIGGPDGSASQSNVKKANVKILKNFDEAIIVDAASLDPESLYQRTYAGKMTFGRVSDLGQFIRESEPEPDVKKSKGSMFSQAMKKWVQGNTDEAQEEMAWRIAKMIVNDVMQQAQCEQPSEKVTKL
- the AKAP10 gene encoding A-kinase anchor protein 10, mitochondrial isoform X2 — its product is MSFFRRKVKGKEQEKTTDVKAIRTPIPVHSPQRSTRNHALLEAAGPSHVAINAISANMDSFSSSRTAALKKQPSHMEAAHFGDLGRSCLNYQAQETKSSLSKTLEQVLQDNVALPYFIQFMELRRMEHLVKFWLEAESFHSTTWSRIRAHSLNTVKQSSLAEPVSPSKQQEIVSSSPAGLLEERLEDSSTVRLLRTKPVASDKNDRTSNSQNHMLSGQESDNASVLCLRKSETGTHSVPADQQESSKLTVSNRNSPSSALKDLSGKLMKSIERDAVSTFTKYISPDAAKPIPITEAMRNDIVAKICGEDGQVDPNCFVTAQSIVFNAMEQEHFSEFLRSHHFCKYQIEVLTSGTVYLADILFCESALFYFSEYMEKEDAVNVLQFWLAADNFQSQLAAKKGQYDGQEAQNDAMILYDKYFSLQATHPLGFDDSVRLEIESNICREGGPLPNCFTTPLRQAWTTMETVFLPGFLSSNLYYKYLNDLIHSVRGDEFPGGNIALSIHGPGSSPDSDSIGGPDGSASQSNVKKANVKILKNFDEAIIVDAASLDPESLYQRTYAGKMTFGRVSDLGQFIRESEPEPDVKKSKGSMFSQAMKKWVQGNTDEAQEEMAWRIAKMIVNDVMQQAQCEQPSEKVTKL
- the AKAP10 gene encoding A-kinase anchor protein 10, mitochondrial isoform X1 translates to MSFFRRKGRGAAGGRPGAEGRLPASSPARLLGPGPAPPGTATGPREEARPLRSGLPANDVKGKEQEKTTDVKAIRTPIPVHSPQRSTRNHALLEAAGPSHVAINAISANMDSFSSSRTAALKKQPSHMEAAHFGDLGRSCLNYQAQETKSSLSKTLEQVLQDNVALPYFIQFMELRRMEHLVKFWLEAESFHSTTWSRIRAHSLNTVKQSSLAEPVSPSKQQEIVSSSPAGLLEERLEDSSTVRLLRTKPVASDKNDRTSNSQNHMLSGQESDNASVLCLRKSETGTHSVPADQQESSKLTVSNRNSPSSALKDLSGKLMKSIERDAVSTFTKYISPDAAKPIPITEAMRNDIVAKICGEDGQVDPNCFVTAQSIVFNAMEQEHFSEFLRSHHFCKYQIEVLTSGTVYLADILFCESALFYFSEYMEKEDAVNVLQFWLAADNFQSQLAAKKGQYDGQEAQNDAMILYDKYFSLQATHPLGFDDSVRLEIESNICREGGPLPNCFTTPLRQAWTTMETVFLPGFLSSNLYYKYLNDLIHSVRGDEFPGGNIALSIHGPGSSPDSDSIGGPDGSASQSNVKKANVKILKNFDEAIIVDAASLDPESLYQRTYAGKMTFGRVSDLGQFIRESEPEPDVKKSKGSMFSQAMKKWVQGNTDEAQEEMAWRIAKMIVNDVMQQAQCEQPSEKVTKL